One Streptomyces fagopyri DNA window includes the following coding sequences:
- a CDS encoding metallopeptidase family protein, which yields MLEMTREEFEELVAESLDRIPPELTRLMDNVAVFVEDEPDPSDPGLLGLYEGTPLTDRGEWYAGVLPDRITIYRGPTLRMCATREDVIAETEVTVVHEIAHHFGIDDERLHALGYG from the coding sequence GTGCTGGAGATGACGCGCGAGGAGTTCGAGGAACTGGTCGCCGAGTCGTTGGACCGGATTCCGCCGGAGCTGACACGGCTGATGGACAACGTGGCGGTGTTCGTCGAGGACGAGCCCGACCCGTCCGACCCGGGGCTGCTCGGGCTCTACGAGGGGACTCCGCTGACCGATCGCGGGGAGTGGTACGCGGGGGTGCTGCCGGACCGGATCACGATCTACCGGGGACCGACCCTGCGGATGTGCGCGACCCGGGAGGACGTGATCGCGGAGACCGAGGTGACCGTGGTGCACGAGATCGCCCACCACTTCGGGATCGACGACGAGCGGTTGCACGCGCTCGGATACGGGTGA
- a CDS encoding DEAD/DEAH box helicase, producing MSVSSTDHVVVPENNEGDNIEGAQAAVETVEAVEATESAAAAPEITFASLGLPEGVVRKLAQNGVTSPFPIQAATIPDALAGKDILGRGRTGSGKTLSFGLPTLARLAGGHTEKKKPRAVILTPTRELAMQVADALQPYGDVLGLKMKVVCGGTSMGNQIYALERGVDVLVATPGRLRDIINRGACSLENTQIAVLDEADQMSDLGFLPEVTELLDQIPAGGQRMLFSATMENEISTLVKRYLTNPVTHEVDSAQGNVTTMSHHILIVKPKDKAPVTAAIASRKGRTIIFVRTQLGADRIAEQLRDAGVKADALHGGMTQGARTRTLADFKDGYVNALVATDVAARGIHVDGIDLVLNVDPAGDHKDYLHRSGRTARAGRSGTVVSLSLPHQRRQIFRLMEDAGVDAARHIINSGTAFEPEVAEITGARSMTEVQAQSAGDAAQQAEREVTQLTKELERAQRRAAELRGEADRLVARAARERGEDPETAVAAAAEAVVEQAAAEAPAEVPAAVSEQPAERPAYEQSRPRRDERGNYERRDNDRGGFRRDNDRGGFNRDDRGARRDDRGGDRGGFRRDNDRRDDRGGRSFERRDDNRGGGFNRDNRGGGFNRDDRGGRSFERRDDNRGGGFNRDDRGGRSFERRDDNRGGGFNRDDRGGRSFERRDDNRGGGFNRDDRGGRSFERRDDNRGGHRGSDRPFNRDRQGDRPTGGGFRSGGHDRPQGRRDDHRTTGTGTGTGSFRRDEKPRWKRNG from the coding sequence ATGTCTGTTTCCAGTACTGATCACGTCGTCGTGCCCGAGAACAACGAGGGCGACAACATCGAGGGCGCCCAGGCCGCTGTCGAGACCGTGGAGGCCGTCGAGGCCACCGAGTCCGCCGCTGCCGCCCCCGAGATCACCTTCGCCTCCCTCGGTCTGCCCGAGGGCGTCGTCCGCAAGCTCGCTCAGAACGGCGTGACCAGCCCGTTCCCGATCCAGGCCGCGACCATCCCGGACGCCCTGGCCGGCAAGGACATCCTCGGCCGCGGCCGCACCGGCTCCGGCAAGACCCTCTCCTTCGGTCTGCCGACCCTGGCGCGGCTCGCGGGCGGCCACACCGAGAAGAAGAAGCCGCGCGCCGTCATCCTCACCCCGACCCGTGAGCTGGCCATGCAGGTGGCCGACGCGCTCCAGCCCTACGGCGACGTCCTCGGCCTGAAGATGAAGGTCGTCTGCGGCGGTACGTCGATGGGCAACCAGATCTACGCCCTGGAGCGCGGCGTCGACGTCCTCGTCGCCACCCCGGGCCGTCTGCGCGACATCATCAACCGCGGCGCCTGCTCGCTGGAGAACACCCAGATCGCCGTCCTCGACGAGGCCGACCAGATGTCGGACCTGGGCTTCCTGCCCGAGGTCACCGAGCTGCTCGACCAGATCCCGGCCGGCGGCCAGCGCATGCTGTTCTCCGCCACGATGGAGAACGAGATCTCCACGCTGGTCAAGCGCTACCTGACCAACCCGGTCACGCACGAGGTCGACAGCGCCCAGGGCAACGTCACGACCATGTCGCACCACATCCTCATCGTGAAGCCCAAGGACAAGGCGCCGGTCACCGCCGCGATCGCCTCCCGCAAGGGCCGCACGATCATCTTCGTCCGCACCCAGCTGGGCGCCGACCGCATCGCCGAGCAGCTGCGCGACGCCGGTGTGAAGGCCGACGCGCTGCACGGCGGCATGACGCAGGGCGCCCGCACCCGGACGCTGGCCGACTTCAAGGACGGTTACGTCAACGCGCTCGTCGCGACCGACGTCGCCGCCCGCGGCATCCACGTCGACGGCATCGACCTGGTCCTGAACGTGGACCCGGCCGGTGACCACAAGGACTACCTGCACCGCTCCGGCCGCACCGCCCGCGCCGGCCGCTCCGGCACCGTCGTGTCGCTGTCGCTGCCGCACCAGCGCCGTCAGATCTTCCGGCTGATGGAGGACGCGGGCGTCGACGCCGCGCGTCACATCATCAACTCCGGTACGGCCTTCGAGCCCGAGGTCGCCGAGATCACCGGCGCCCGGTCGATGACCGAGGTCCAGGCGCAGTCCGCGGGCGACGCCGCCCAGCAGGCTGAGCGCGAGGTCACGCAGCTCACCAAGGAGCTGGAGCGCGCGCAGCGTCGTGCCGCCGAGCTGCGCGGTGAGGCCGACCGTCTGGTCGCCCGTGCCGCGCGTGAGCGCGGCGAGGACCCGGAGACCGCGGTCGCCGCGGCCGCGGAGGCCGTGGTCGAGCAGGCCGCGGCGGAGGCTCCCGCCGAGGTGCCGGCCGCCGTGTCCGAGCAGCCCGCGGAGCGTCCGGCCTACGAGCAGTCGCGTCCGCGCCGTGACGAGCGGGGCAACTACGAGCGTCGTGACAACGACCGTGGCGGCTTCCGCCGGGACAACGACCGTGGCGGTTTCAACCGCGACGACCGTGGCGCCCGCCGGGACGACCGTGGCGGCGACCGTGGTGGCTTCCGCCGCGACAACGACCGTCGGGACGACCGTGGCGGCCGTTCCTTCGAGCGTCGTGACGACAACCGCGGTGGCGGCTTCAACCGTGACAACCGTGGCGGTGGCTTCAACCGCGACGACCGTGGCGGCCGTTCTTTCGAGCGTCGTGACGACAACCGTGGCGGTGGCTTCAACCGCGACGACCGCGGTGGCCGTTCTTTCGAGCGTCGTGACGACAACCGTGGTGGCGGTTTCAACCGCGACGACCGCGGTGGCCGTTCTTTCGAGCGTCGTGACGACAACCGCGGTGGCGGTTTCAACCGCGATGACCGCGGTGGCCGTTCTTTCGAGCGTCGTGACGACAACCGCGGTGGCCACCGGGGCAGCGACCGTCCCTTCAACCGTGACCGTCAGGGCGACCGCCCCACGGGCGGCGGCTTCCGCTCCGGCGGCCACGACCGCCCGCAGGGCCGTCGTGACGACCACCGCACGACGGGCACCGGCACCGGCACCGGCTCCTTCCGCCGTGACGAGAAGCCGCGCTGGAAGCGCAACGGCTGA